One genomic window of Tenacibaculum tangerinum includes the following:
- a CDS encoding HTTM domain-containing protein, which yields MMSENYLSKQTNSAPLAVFRIFFGVMMLFGIIRFWYHGWIETLYLQPTFHFSYYGFEWVKPIGNYTYILFVICGLSAALIAVGFKYRLAIITFFLSFTYIELMDKTTYLNHYYFISLLSFVLIFLPANARFSADAYLRKKEYMNVPKWTIDSIKLLLGIVYFYAGLAKLNSDWLFRAQPLKIWLPSKYDLPLIGNNVMQQEWFHYAMSWGGALYDLSIPFLLLYKRTRLLAFALVIFFHVFTRILFPIGMFPFIMIVATLIFFDASFHEKIIQFIQRIFSISSKKVEQVKAYTYAKLTRKVTLVTLGIVFTLQILLPWRYLLYPGELFWTEEGFRFSWRVMLMEKAGYTNFKIVDGKTGNYFYVNNADFLTPFQEKQMSFQPDFILEYAHYLGDHFKKDGHKNIEVYVESFAALNGRLSKRYIDPTVDLYQQKESFKHKDWILPFTDKIKIYGL from the coding sequence ATGATGTCAGAAAATTACCTTTCAAAGCAAACAAATTCAGCCCCTTTGGCTGTCTTTCGTATTTTTTTTGGAGTAATGATGCTCTTTGGTATCATCCGATTTTGGTACCATGGTTGGATAGAAACTCTATATCTACAGCCAACCTTCCATTTTTCATATTACGGCTTTGAATGGGTAAAACCTATTGGAAATTACACCTATATATTATTTGTTATTTGTGGTCTATCAGCAGCATTAATAGCTGTAGGTTTTAAATATAGGTTAGCCATCATAACATTCTTTCTAAGCTTTACCTACATAGAGTTAATGGATAAAACAACCTACTTAAACCATTACTACTTTATTAGCCTATTAAGTTTTGTTTTGATTTTCTTACCCGCAAATGCTCGTTTTTCAGCAGATGCCTACCTACGCAAAAAAGAGTATATGAATGTACCTAAGTGGACTATAGATAGTATAAAGCTACTCTTAGGTATAGTTTACTTTTATGCAGGTTTGGCAAAATTAAATTCCGATTGGTTATTTAGAGCACAACCACTTAAAATATGGTTACCTTCAAAATACGATTTACCGCTTATCGGAAACAATGTAATGCAGCAAGAATGGTTTCACTACGCAATGAGTTGGGGAGGAGCTTTGTATGATTTATCCATTCCTTTTTTATTACTCTATAAAAGAACACGTTTACTAGCTTTCGCATTGGTAATATTCTTTCATGTGTTTACTAGAATTTTATTTCCTATAGGAATGTTTCCTTTTATCATGATTGTGGCGACACTCATTTTCTTCGATGCCTCTTTTCATGAGAAAATTATTCAGTTCATACAACGAATATTTTCAATTTCATCAAAAAAAGTTGAGCAAGTGAAAGCATATACATATGCGAAGTTAACAAGGAAAGTAACTCTAGTAACTTTAGGTATTGTTTTCACACTTCAAATTCTATTACCATGGCGTTATCTATTGTATCCAGGAGAATTATTCTGGACAGAAGAAGGGTTTCGTTTTTCATGGCGTGTGATGTTAATGGAAAAAGCAGGCTATACAAATTTTAAAATTGTTGATGGAAAAACAGGAAACTATTTTTATGTGAATAATGCCGATTTTTTAACGCCTTTTCAAGAAAAGCAAATGAGTTTTCAGCCCGACTTTATTTTAGAATATGCCCATTACTTGGGAGACCATTTCAAAAAAGACGGTCATAAAAACATCGAAGTCTATGTAGAGAGTTTTGCCGCATTAAACGGACGGTTAAGTAAGCGATATATAGATCCTACTGTAGACTTATATCAACAAAAAGAAAGCTTTAAACACAAAGACTGGATACTACCTTTTACCGATAAAATTAAAATTTATGGACTATAA